A genomic stretch from Asterias rubens chromosome 7, eAstRub1.3, whole genome shotgun sequence includes:
- the LOC117293124 gene encoding N-sulphoglucosamine sulphohydrolase-like isoform X2, with product MKVFRFLLVLCSFLLETQALGATGKRNALVIIADDAGFETQVYNNSVCRTPNINQLAHSSVVIRHAYTSVSSCSPSRSAILTGLPQHQNGMFGLEHSPHHFRSYDDALTLPVILKPAGIKTGIIGKKHVAPATVFKFDYEETEFNNPMLQCARNITRMKEFVRTFLTMDPTKPFMLYVGFNDPHRCGNLKLGLFCEQWGNGQPGRGVIPDWHPLNYKPEDVIVPPYLPDTPATRIDIAAQYTSISRMDQGVGMLLSELKSFGYLNDTLIIYTADNGIPFPNAKTNLYETGMGEPMLVSNPYNKNRWGQYSDAMTSTTDIVPTVLDWFGVKFPDYSLLRNKVTLTGKSMLPLTLSEPAKDWDVVFSSHDFHEITMSYPMRVMRNKQYRLIHNMNYRAPYPIAQDLASCPTFVDILNNTAAGKPTKWFKTLDQYYYRPEWELYDLLHDPKETINLADQQDHKTTLGKMQKAICDWRHLTNDPWRCFPDGAINGPKCIDLHNEPPSEKYTQEQNLDTINE from the exons aTGAAAGTATTTAGATTTTTGCTCGTGTTGTGCTCTTTTCTATTGGAAACCCAAGCCTTGGGTGCTACTGGTAAAAGAAATGCCTTGGTCATTATAG CGGACGATGCAGGTTTTGAAACTCAAGTATACAACAACAGCGTTTGCAGGACGCCCAACATCAACCAGCTAGCACACAGCAGTGTAGTCATCCGCCATGCATATACATCGGTCAGTAGCTGTTCTCCTAGTCGGTCAGCCATTCTGACCGGCTTACCGCAGCATCAGAATGGAATGTTTGGCCTGGAGCACAGTCCACATCACTTCCGCTCCTATGATGACGCACTGACTCTACCTGTTATACTCAAGCCAGCTGGGATCAAAACAG GAATCATTGGCAAAAAGCATGTTGCCCCtgccactgtctttaagtttgaCTACGAGGAAACTGAGTTCAACAACCCTATGCTTCAGTGTGCTCGTAATATCACCAGGATGAAAGAGTTTGTGCGGACTTTTCTTACCATGGACCCTACAAA ACCTTTCATGCTGTATGTTGGATTCAATGATCCTCATCGCTGCGGTAACCTAAAACTTGGTTTATTCTGTGAGCAATGGGGTAACGGACAACCCGGGCGGGGGGTCATTCCGGACTGGCACCCACTGAACTATAAACCAGAGGATGTGATCGTGCCACCCTACCTACCGGACACTCCTGCGACCCGCATTGATATTGCCGCACAGTACACATCAATCAGTCGTATGGACCAAG GTGTTGGCATGCTTCTGAGTGAACTGAAATCCTTTGGCTACCTAAACGATACACTCATCATCTACACGGCCGACAATGGCATCCCCTTCCCCAACGCCAAGACCAATCTCTACGAAACGGGAATGGGTGAACCGATGCTGGTCTCCAACCCTTACAACAAGAACCGCTGGGGGCAGTACAGCGATGCGATGACTAGCACCACCGACATCGTGCCGACCGTCCTAGACTGGTTCGGGGTCAAGTTTCCAGATTACAGTCTCTTGCGTAATAAAGTCACCCTGACCGGTAAATCTATGTTACCGCTCACGCTGTCCGAGCCGGCGAAAGATTGGGACGTTGTGTTCTCCAGCCACGACTTTCACGAGATAACAATGTCGTACCCAATGCGTGTAATGCGAAATAAGCAATACCGCCTCATTCATAACATGAATTACCGTGCGCCGTACCCCATTGCTCAGGATCTTGCGTCATGCCCGACGTTTGTGGATATTCTAAACAACACCGCGGCTGGTAAGCCGACAAAATGGTTCAAGACGTTGGATCAGTATTACTACCGCCCGGAATGGGAGTTGTACGACCTCTTACACGATCCCAAAGAGACAATCAACCTGGCCGATCAGCAAGATCACAAAACGACGTTGGGTAAGATGCAGAAGGCTATATGTGACTGGCGACATCTTACAAATGATCCATGGAGGTGTTTTCCCGACGGTGCGATCAATGGACCTAAATGTATTGATCTCCATAATGAACCACCTAGTGAAAAGTACACCCAGGAGCAAAACCTTGACACCATCAATGAATAA
- the LOC117292126 gene encoding cold shock domain-containing protein C2-like — translation MAAEGTQVESGGDCEKRQGSLPMFLIPSPIITRRTRTESMTSLAAQGANKHGTIVDFSKSKGHGFIRPDVEGSTDNIFLHISDIDGDYVPQPGDKVIYKEHPLPPQNVQLQAVHVKIVQMDRHHDHPRWEDPEAHSQSQ, via the exons ATGGCAGCCGAAGGAACCCAAGTTGAAAGTGGAggagattgtgagaaacgtcagGGAAGTCTCCCAATGTTTTTAATTCCTAGTCCAATCATTACAAGGAGAACAAGAACAGAATCCAT GACCAGCTTAGCCGCCCAAGGTGCCAACAAACACGGCACCATAGTGGACTTTTCCAAGAGTAAAGGTCATGGCTTTATCCGACCAGACGTTGAGGGCAGCACGGATAATATCTTTCTTCACATCTCAGA TATCGATGGTGACTATGTACCCCAGCCAGGGGACAAAGTAATCTACAAGGAGCACCCTCTACCTCCTCAGAATGTTCAACTACAAGCCGTTCATGTTAAGATTGTGCAGATGGATCGACATCATGATCACCCTAGATGGGAAGACCCTGAAGCTCACTCTCAATCTCAGTAA
- the LOC117293124 gene encoding N-sulphoglucosamine sulphohydrolase-like isoform X1, whose amino-acid sequence MKVFRFLLVLCSFLLETQALGATGKRNALVIIADDAGFETQVYNNSVCRTPNINQLAHSSVVIRHAYTSVSSCSPSRSAILTGLPQHQNGMFGLEHSPHHFRSYDDALTLPVILKPAGIKTGIIGKKHVAPATVFKFDYEETEFNNPMLQCARNITRMKEFVRTFLTMDPTKPFLLYIGFKDSHRADPTDIPKYGQFAERFGNGEAGMGVIEDWTPSKYNHSDVVVPWYLPDTTATRQDISAQYTSISRLDAGVGMLLSELKSFGYLNDTLIIYTADNGIPFPNAKTNLYETGMGEPMLVSNPYNKNRWGQYSDAMTSTTDIVPTVLDWFGVKFPDYSLLRNKVTLTGKSMLPLTLSEPAKDWDVVFSSHDFHEITMSYPMRVMRNKQYRLIHNMNYRAPYPIAQDLASCPTFVDILNNTAAGKPTKWFKTLDQYYYRPEWELYDLLHDPKETINLADQQDHKTTLGKMQKAICDWRHLTNDPWRCFPDGAINGPKCIDLHNEPPSEKYTQEQNLDTINE is encoded by the exons aTGAAAGTATTTAGATTTTTGCTCGTGTTGTGCTCTTTTCTATTGGAAACCCAAGCCTTGGGTGCTACTGGTAAAAGAAATGCCTTGGTCATTATAG CGGACGATGCAGGTTTTGAAACTCAAGTATACAACAACAGCGTTTGCAGGACGCCCAACATCAACCAGCTAGCACACAGCAGTGTAGTCATCCGCCATGCATATACATCGGTCAGTAGCTGTTCTCCTAGTCGGTCAGCCATTCTGACCGGCTTACCGCAGCATCAGAATGGAATGTTTGGCCTGGAGCACAGTCCACATCACTTCCGCTCCTATGATGACGCACTGACTCTACCTGTTATACTCAAGCCAGCTGGGATCAAAACAG GAATCATTGGCAAAAAGCATGTTGCCCCtgccactgtctttaagtttgaCTACGAGGAAACTGAGTTCAACAACCCTATGCTTCAGTGTGCTCGTAATATCACCAGGATGAAAGAGTTTGTGCGGACTTTTCTTACCATGGACCCTACAAA gcctttCTTGCTCTACATTGGGTTCAAAGATTCGCACCGAGCCGATCCAACAGATATCCCAAAATACGGACAATTCGCAGAGCGTTTTGGCAATGGTGAGGCGGGTATGGGAGTGATAGAGGATTGGACTCCGTCAAAGTATAACCACTCTGATGTCGTTGTTCCGTGGTATTTACCCGATACCACGGCAACCAGGCAAGACATAAGCGCTCAGTACACTTCAATCAGCAGATTGGATGCAG GTGTTGGCATGCTTCTGAGTGAACTGAAATCCTTTGGCTACCTAAACGATACACTCATCATCTACACGGCCGACAATGGCATCCCCTTCCCCAACGCCAAGACCAATCTCTACGAAACGGGAATGGGTGAACCGATGCTGGTCTCCAACCCTTACAACAAGAACCGCTGGGGGCAGTACAGCGATGCGATGACTAGCACCACCGACATCGTGCCGACCGTCCTAGACTGGTTCGGGGTCAAGTTTCCAGATTACAGTCTCTTGCGTAATAAAGTCACCCTGACCGGTAAATCTATGTTACCGCTCACGCTGTCCGAGCCGGCGAAAGATTGGGACGTTGTGTTCTCCAGCCACGACTTTCACGAGATAACAATGTCGTACCCAATGCGTGTAATGCGAAATAAGCAATACCGCCTCATTCATAACATGAATTACCGTGCGCCGTACCCCATTGCTCAGGATCTTGCGTCATGCCCGACGTTTGTGGATATTCTAAACAACACCGCGGCTGGTAAGCCGACAAAATGGTTCAAGACGTTGGATCAGTATTACTACCGCCCGGAATGGGAGTTGTACGACCTCTTACACGATCCCAAAGAGACAATCAACCTGGCCGATCAGCAAGATCACAAAACGACGTTGGGTAAGATGCAGAAGGCTATATGTGACTGGCGACATCTTACAAATGATCCATGGAGGTGTTTTCCCGACGGTGCGATCAATGGACCTAAATGTATTGATCTCCATAATGAACCACCTAGTGAAAAGTACACCCAGGAGCAAAACCTTGACACCATCAATGAATAA